A part of Gossypium hirsutum isolate 1008001.06 chromosome A07, Gossypium_hirsutum_v2.1, whole genome shotgun sequence genomic DNA contains:
- the LOC107954959 gene encoding ER lumen protein-retaining receptor erd-2.2 has product MGSKRDSNSAVKKVFEWIRKQSKKMKILLAVMAMLFSLVALKLTAKYHNHFFIASESIHAAGILVLIYKLTTKKTCSGLSLKSQELTAIYLAVRVVCSFNLECDIHTLLDFATFLFTAWVIFMIRFKLKSTYIKELDNFPIYYMVVPCAILAMLINPRTAHIYFSHVLWAFCVYLEAVSVMPQLRMMQNAKMIEPFTAHYVFALGMARFLACAHWIIQVYETGGRYLFLVGYGYLWFPMAILAEIVQTFILVDFCYYYIKSFMQGQLIIRMPV; this is encoded by the exons ATGGGGAGCAAGAGAGATTCAAATTCTGCAGTGAAAAAGGTGTTTGAATGGATAAGGAAGCAATCGAAGAAGATGAAGATCTTACTTGCAGTCATGGCGATGCTGTTTTCTTTAGTGGCATTGAAGCTTACGGCGAAATATCACAATCACTTTTTTATTGCCTCTGAGTCCATCCATGCCGCTGGGATTCTGGTTTTGATTTACAAGCTTACTACCAAGAAGACATGTTCTg GGCTTTCGCTCAAGTCTCAAGAGCTCACAGCAATATATTTAGCAGTGAGAGTAGTGTGCAGCTTCAATTTGGAATGTGACATTCATACATTGCTAGATTTCGCCACCTTCCTTTTTACTGCATGGGTTATATTTATGATTCGATTCAAGTTGAAGTCCACCTATATCAAGGAGCTTGATAACTTTCCCATCTATTATATG GTGGTGCCTTGTGCTATACTTGCTATGTTAATCAACCCACGTACTGCACATATATACTTCAGTCATGTTCTTTGGGCCTTTTGTGTTTATTTGGAAGCAGTTTCAGTGATGCCACAGCTTCGTATGATGCAGAATGCAAAG atGATTGAACCATTTACAGCCCATTATGTGTTTGCACTTGGTATGGCCAGATTCCTAGCCTGCGCTCATTGGATTATCCAG GTGTATGAGACAGGAGGGAGGTATCTGTTCTTGGTGGGATATGGTTACCTTTGGTTTCCCATGGCTATACTTGCAGAAATTGTTCAAACATTCATCTTGGTTGACTTCTGTTACTATTATATTAAGAG tttcaTGCAGGGCCAACTGATAATTAGAATGCCAGTTTAG